A genome region from Alkalimarinus coralli includes the following:
- the fliG gene encoding flagellar motor switch protein FliG — protein sequence MTDEQAGGADKKLPKIGRVDAAAILLMSLGEADAAQILKHMGPKEVQRVGTAMTQLADVTQEQVEAVTGQFLEAVGDQTGMGIGADDYIRTMLTQALGEDKASSLIDRILIGGNTTGLDTLKWMESRSVADIIRYEHPQIQAIVVSYLDPDQAAEVLTNFDEKVRLDIVMRVAALDAVHPQALQELNAILEKQFSGSSSTKTSKIGGVKRAADIMNFLDSSVEGELMDSIKETDADLGSEIEDLMFVFDNLKDVDDRGIQALLREVSSDVLIIALKGSDEELKEKIFNNMSKRAAELLRDDLEAKGPVKLSEVEGAQKDILTIARRMADAGEISLGGAGEEMI from the coding sequence ATGACTGATGAGCAGGCGGGTGGCGCTGATAAGAAACTTCCCAAGATAGGGCGAGTAGATGCAGCGGCTATCCTTTTGATGTCTTTAGGTGAGGCGGATGCTGCGCAAATTCTTAAGCATATGGGGCCAAAAGAAGTTCAGCGAGTAGGTACAGCGATGACGCAGCTTGCTGATGTGACCCAGGAACAAGTAGAAGCGGTGACAGGGCAGTTTCTTGAAGCGGTTGGTGACCAGACCGGTATGGGGATTGGTGCTGACGACTACATTAGAACCATGTTGACTCAGGCATTGGGTGAAGACAAAGCATCGAGCCTGATTGACCGAATCCTGATCGGTGGAAATACCACAGGGTTAGACACCTTAAAGTGGATGGAATCTCGATCTGTCGCAGACATTATTCGATACGAACACCCTCAGATCCAGGCTATTGTTGTCTCTTATCTAGACCCCGATCAGGCAGCAGAGGTGCTGACTAACTTTGACGAAAAAGTCAGGCTTGATATCGTCATGAGAGTTGCAGCACTGGATGCGGTACACCCCCAGGCACTGCAAGAACTAAATGCGATTCTCGAGAAGCAGTTTTCAGGTAGCTCTTCGACTAAAACCAGTAAAATTGGTGGCGTTAAGCGTGCCGCAGATATCATGAACTTCCTGGATAGTAGTGTAGAAGGGGAGTTGATGGATAGCATTAAAGAGACCGATGCTGACTTGGGTAGTGAAATTGAGGACTTAATGTTTGTCTTTGACAACCTCAAAGATGTTGATGACCGCGGAATCCAGGCTCTGTTAAGAGAGGTCTCATCGGATGTGCTTATTATTGCGTTAAAAGGCTCCGATGAAGAGTTGAAAGAAAAAATCTTTAACAATATGTCTAAGCGTGCAGCCGAATTGCTCAGAGATGACCTCGAAGCAAAAGGCCCAGTTAAACTGAGCGAAGTAGAAGGGGCGCAAAAAGATATCTTAACGATTGCTCGCAGAATGGCTGATGCCGGAGAAATTTCACTGGGCGGTGCTGGCGAAGAGATGATATAA
- a CDS encoding flagellar assembly protein FliH: protein MPDKKSNRIPADQLTAYERWELPSMQPGGNDVIRSQVSSAEIPVKPLTAADLEKIRLEAYQAGFDQGKEEGLQAGHKEGLEKGFQEGLESGKQQGLQEGQAAGQQQKQSEIDENIARLNSIMKQLLDPIKLHEDELEEALLNLVLAISRAVIMRELSIDSQQVRKTLSDALASLPTSASNVKVWVNSEDFETVVAVTDAIAEGVQVIKSDEILPGGCKVETLHSQIDATVEKRFQKTVQQMLDQHSSSLPTDEVPDLADSMDDMTDFHRDVLESEEDENAHGQSPDGNSADGNSPDGIDKPSLDSEAEDGTDSIKENPSSDLSSETQTSNLMTESSGSTAEPPNPATQPGDDSNEPSREN from the coding sequence ATGCCAGATAAAAAAAGTAATCGGATTCCTGCTGATCAGTTAACTGCATATGAGCGATGGGAACTGCCATCTATGCAGCCGGGAGGGAATGACGTTATTCGCTCGCAGGTGTCATCAGCCGAGATACCGGTTAAACCACTAACCGCAGCTGATCTAGAGAAGATACGGCTAGAGGCTTATCAAGCCGGTTTTGATCAGGGAAAAGAGGAAGGGTTACAGGCCGGTCATAAGGAAGGGCTTGAAAAAGGCTTTCAGGAAGGGCTTGAAAGCGGTAAGCAACAAGGCCTTCAGGAAGGTCAGGCAGCAGGACAACAGCAAAAGCAGAGTGAGATTGATGAAAATATCGCTCGACTGAACAGCATAATGAAGCAACTGCTTGACCCAATAAAGCTGCATGAAGACGAGCTTGAAGAGGCTTTGCTGAATCTTGTGCTGGCAATTAGCCGCGCAGTGATAATGCGAGAGCTATCTATTGATAGCCAACAAGTTCGCAAAACGCTCAGCGATGCATTAGCGTCACTGCCAACAAGCGCGTCAAATGTAAAAGTCTGGGTCAATAGTGAAGATTTCGAAACGGTCGTGGCTGTTACCGACGCTATTGCAGAAGGTGTTCAGGTTATTAAATCTGATGAAATTTTACCTGGTGGGTGTAAGGTTGAAACCCTGCACAGCCAGATAGATGCAACGGTAGAAAAGCGTTTTCAGAAAACAGTTCAACAGATGCTGGATCAGCACTCCTCAAGCTTGCCAACTGATGAAGTACCGGACTTGGCAGACTCTATGGACGATATGACAGACTTTCACCGGGACGTGCTTGAAAGTGAAGAGGACGAAAATGCACACGGACAGAGCCCTGACGGAAATAGCGCTGACGGAAATAGCCCTGACGGAATTGACAAGCCATCTTTAGACAGTGAAGCTGAAGATGGGACAGATAGCATAAAAGAAAACCCCTCCTCAGATTTATCAAGTGAGACTCAAACCTCTAACTTAATGACTGAATCTTCTGGCTCGACGGCAGAGCCGCCTAACCCGGCGACCCAGCCTGGTGATGACTCAAATGAACCTTCCCGAGAGAATTAA
- the fliI gene encoding flagellar protein export ATPase FliI — MTQMNLPERIKQYQGLVPQEVPPEVTGRLTRMVGLTLEAVGCPMVVGERCLIVGSGLQPVEAEVVGFDGERMFLMPLTAIDGLKPGARVIPIDSAGHIPVGFNLLGRVINGAAEPLDNLGPLQPNAHIPYNGQTINPLDRAPIRESMDVGIRAINSMLSVGTGQRLGLFAGSGVGKSMLLGMMTKFTSADITIVGLIGERGREVKEFIEDILGPEGLAKSVVIAAPADDSPLMRLRAAMLTTRVAEYFRDQGKNVLLLMDSLTRYAQAQREIALAVGEPPATKGYPPSVFAKLPQLVERAGNGRPGGGSITAFYTVLTEGDDQQDPIADASRAILDGHIVLSRRLAEEGHYPAIDVEASISRVMPHIVSPEHMKNAQKFKQVYARYQQAKDLISVGAYVPGSDPETDFAIERIEPMKRFLQQSLHDKSPYPMSVEALAQVIGEGGGAAQPETEQNQAQS, encoded by the coding sequence ATGACTCAAATGAACCTTCCCGAGAGAATTAAACAATATCAAGGCCTGGTGCCTCAAGAGGTGCCGCCAGAGGTAACTGGGCGGCTCACCCGTATGGTCGGGCTAACGCTTGAGGCCGTAGGTTGTCCGATGGTCGTTGGCGAACGCTGTTTAATCGTGGGCAGTGGTTTGCAGCCTGTAGAGGCAGAGGTGGTCGGGTTTGACGGTGAGAGAATGTTTTTAATGCCGTTAACCGCCATTGATGGTTTGAAACCGGGGGCACGGGTTATTCCTATTGATAGTGCAGGCCATATCCCTGTTGGTTTTAATTTGTTAGGTCGGGTGATAAATGGTGCGGCTGAGCCGCTTGACAACTTAGGGCCTTTACAGCCAAACGCTCACATTCCTTATAACGGTCAAACCATTAACCCGTTGGATCGTGCGCCAATAAGAGAGTCAATGGATGTGGGTATACGTGCAATCAACAGCATGTTATCGGTCGGCACAGGACAGCGCCTGGGGCTTTTTGCTGGCAGTGGCGTTGGTAAAAGTATGCTGCTGGGAATGATGACAAAGTTTACATCGGCAGACATTACCATCGTCGGGTTAATCGGTGAGCGTGGCCGAGAAGTAAAGGAGTTTATTGAAGATATTTTGGGGCCAGAAGGGTTGGCGAAATCTGTTGTCATTGCAGCGCCCGCCGACGACTCTCCATTGATGAGACTTCGCGCGGCGATGTTAACAACGCGTGTTGCTGAGTACTTCAGAGATCAAGGTAAAAATGTTCTTCTGTTGATGGACTCGCTAACTCGCTATGCACAAGCTCAAAGAGAGATTGCGTTGGCTGTTGGCGAGCCTCCTGCAACCAAGGGATATCCGCCATCGGTGTTTGCAAAACTACCCCAGCTGGTAGAGCGGGCAGGAAATGGGCGGCCGGGAGGTGGCTCAATCACCGCGTTCTATACGGTACTTACAGAAGGGGATGACCAGCAGGATCCTATTGCAGATGCGTCAAGGGCAATTCTTGATGGTCATATTGTGCTATCCAGACGCTTGGCAGAGGAGGGGCACTATCCCGCTATTGATGTGGAAGCCTCGATTAGCCGGGTAATGCCTCACATCGTAAGTCCTGAACATATGAAAAATGCGCAGAAATTCAAACAGGTATACGCCCGATACCAGCAAGCAAAAGACCTTATAAGCGTTGGCGCCTATGTGCCTGGCTCAGACCCTGAAACAGACTTTGCGATTGAGCGTATTGAGCCTATGAAACGGTTTTTACAGCAAAGTTTGCATGATAAGTCCCCTTACCCGATGAGCGTTGAAGCGTTGGCGCAGGTCATTGGTGAAGGCGGCGGTGCTGCACAACCTGAAACTGAGCAAAACCAGGCCCAATCTTAG
- the fliJ gene encoding flagellar export protein FliJ, with protein sequence MRRSKRLQVVLELAKRKEDEALKAMQTAQSSLNQQRAKLQELIQYQQEYQQALRDAFSTGATAENCATYQHFLSQVGGAIEQQQKAVTLAEEQFSKARLHWQSLYEKQKGMDGLIDRFRDEEDREIDKKEQQMIDELSQRKRH encoded by the coding sequence ATGAGAAGATCAAAAAGGTTACAAGTTGTTCTTGAATTGGCAAAAAGAAAAGAGGATGAGGCGTTAAAGGCGATGCAGACCGCGCAAAGTAGCCTCAATCAGCAGCGCGCTAAATTACAGGAACTTATTCAATATCAGCAAGAGTATCAACAAGCCCTGCGTGATGCGTTTTCTACTGGCGCGACCGCAGAGAACTGCGCCACATACCAACACTTTCTTTCTCAAGTGGGCGGGGCGATCGAGCAGCAGCAGAAAGCTGTTACGCTGGCAGAAGAGCAATTCAGTAAAGCCAGACTTCATTGGCAATCACTTTACGAAAAACAGAAAGGTATGGATGGCTTGATAGACCGGTTTAGAGATGAAGAAGACCGGGAAATTGATAAAAAAGAACAACAGATGATCGACGAGCTTTCCCAGCGTAAGCGGCACTAA
- a CDS encoding STAS domain-containing protein: MAELVLESNCGIAQAEALSSQLEKIFQESSPVVIDGSEVMRVDTAVLQLLGSFFSAMDEAGVAASWKEPSDVLCCSAATLGLKELLRL; this comes from the coding sequence ATGGCTGAATTAGTTCTCGAAAGTAATTGTGGAATAGCTCAAGCAGAAGCGCTGAGTAGCCAGTTGGAAAAGATATTCCAGGAAAGCAGCCCGGTAGTTATTGATGGCTCTGAAGTAATGAGAGTCGATACTGCTGTGCTGCAGCTTTTGGGGTCATTCTTTTCTGCCATGGATGAGGCAGGTGTTGCTGCATCCTGGAAGGAGCCTTCAGATGTTTTATGTTGTTCCGCTGCTACATTAGGGTTAAAAGAGCTACTTCGACTTTAG
- a CDS encoding response regulator: protein MAIILAVDDSASMRQMVSFTLKGAGHQVVEAADGQQALEKAKETQVDLVLSDVNMPVMDGLTLVKELRALPNYKFTPILMLTTESTGDKKMEGKQAGATGWLVKPFNPDQLLATIKKVLG, encoded by the coding sequence ATGGCAATAATTTTGGCTGTAGATGATTCAGCATCCATGCGCCAAATGGTGAGTTTCACGCTTAAAGGCGCGGGGCACCAAGTTGTTGAAGCCGCAGACGGACAGCAGGCACTGGAAAAAGCAAAAGAAACTCAGGTGGATCTGGTTCTCTCTGATGTAAATATGCCGGTCATGGATGGTTTGACACTGGTAAAAGAGTTAAGAGCGTTACCCAATTATAAATTCACTCCTATTTTGATGTTAACGACAGAGTCAACAGGCGACAAAAAAATGGAGGGTAAACAGGCGGGTGCAACAGGTTGGCTTGTTAAGCCTTTTAACCCTGATCAGTTGCTGGCCACGATAAAAAAAGTGCTGGGCTAA
- a CDS encoding chemotaxis protein CheA yields the protein MSIDLSQFHQVFFEESYEGLDVMESALLNLQPDNVDSETINEIFRAAHSIKGGSGTFGFNDVASFTHVVETLLDEIRSGSRQITLEIVDLFLKSVDCIRRMIQQHDAGEPCEIPEAAEIQQTFEAILSKGQASDTSEVDPSDALSESGESDSSASSGWKIYFKPELDVMRTGNDPLRMFRELESLGPLTVTADISQLPPINSIDPEACYLAWTLLLEADVDKSTVEEVFEWVVDESELTIEPLSSGDSADKVDSHDEQPDIAEQAPPEQQEQRVAPVSPASNSSPAVSPAASSKEPTKPSSVEPKDKSKVEVSSIRVGIDKVDDLINMVGELVITQSMLGELGLDFSMDSLPRLLEGIEQLSQNTRELQESVMRIRMLPISFTFSRFPRLVHDLSRSMGKKIELKMLGEQTELDKTVMERIGDPLVHLVRNSLDHGIETPEQRVKSGKPETGTITLNAFHQGGNIVIQIIDDGAGLNKTRILEKAKQNGLVADGDALADDQIHDLIFRPGFSTADQISDISGRGVGMDVVRRNINELNGSVEVESVEGEGSTFTIRLPLTLAILDGQLIRVGKHIYILPLISIVESIQSFQRMLHRVVGGCDLLRLRDEYVPIIRLSSIFNIKPDGNEMEDGLLVVVEGDNMKVAILIDDLEAQQQVVIKSLEENYKKVEGVSGATILGDGTVSLILDISGLIKLSGVQRYEYKTVSNGDDCAA from the coding sequence ATGAGTATCGATCTTAGTCAGTTTCACCAGGTGTTCTTCGAAGAAAGTTATGAAGGCCTTGATGTCATGGAATCTGCGCTGCTGAACTTGCAGCCAGATAACGTAGACTCAGAGACAATTAACGAAATATTTCGAGCAGCTCACTCTATCAAGGGAGGCAGCGGGACATTTGGGTTTAATGATGTAGCCAGCTTTACTCATGTTGTTGAAACGCTACTCGATGAGATTCGCAGTGGCTCAAGGCAAATTACATTAGAGATTGTAGACCTGTTCCTGAAGTCCGTAGACTGTATTCGCCGGATGATTCAGCAGCATGATGCAGGCGAACCCTGTGAGATCCCCGAAGCAGCAGAAATACAACAAACGTTTGAAGCCATTTTGTCTAAAGGTCAGGCTTCTGACACTTCTGAGGTCGACCCGTCTGATGCGCTGTCTGAGTCTGGAGAGTCAGATAGCTCAGCATCATCAGGGTGGAAAATTTACTTTAAGCCTGAATTAGACGTGATGCGCACTGGCAATGATCCATTGCGGATGTTCAGGGAGCTTGAATCTCTTGGGCCTTTAACTGTTACGGCTGATATATCGCAACTTCCTCCTATTAACTCAATTGACCCTGAAGCGTGTTACCTGGCCTGGACACTGCTACTGGAGGCTGATGTTGACAAGTCTACTGTCGAGGAGGTGTTTGAATGGGTCGTTGATGAAAGTGAATTGACCATTGAACCGTTGTCTTCAGGTGATAGCGCGGACAAGGTTGATAGCCATGATGAACAGCCCGATATTGCCGAGCAAGCACCGCCAGAGCAACAGGAACAGCGTGTTGCGCCTGTTAGCCCGGCGTCCAATTCAAGCCCGGCTGTTAGTCCTGCCGCTTCATCAAAAGAACCCACCAAGCCTTCTTCGGTTGAGCCTAAGGATAAGTCGAAGGTGGAAGTCTCTTCGATAAGGGTTGGAATAGATAAGGTCGATGACTTGATCAATATGGTAGGTGAGCTTGTTATAACGCAGTCTATGCTGGGTGAACTTGGGCTTGATTTTTCTATGGATAGTTTGCCGCGCCTGCTCGAAGGTATTGAGCAGCTGAGCCAGAATACAAGAGAATTACAAGAAAGTGTTATGCGCATTCGGATGTTGCCGATTAGCTTTACGTTTAGCCGTTTCCCTCGTTTGGTTCACGATCTGAGCCGGTCAATGGGCAAAAAAATTGAGCTAAAGATGCTTGGTGAGCAGACTGAACTGGACAAAACGGTGATGGAAAGGATTGGTGACCCGCTTGTTCATTTGGTTCGCAACTCTCTGGATCATGGTATTGAAACGCCAGAACAGCGAGTTAAATCAGGCAAACCCGAAACTGGCACCATTACCCTGAACGCCTTCCATCAAGGGGGCAATATTGTCATTCAAATTATCGATGATGGCGCGGGCCTTAACAAAACGAGAATTCTTGAAAAAGCAAAGCAAAACGGGCTTGTGGCTGATGGTGATGCGTTGGCAGATGATCAAATTCATGATCTTATTTTCAGGCCGGGTTTCTCTACTGCCGATCAGATATCTGATATCTCAGGCAGAGGCGTTGGAATGGATGTGGTTCGCCGAAATATCAATGAGCTAAACGGATCAGTTGAGGTTGAATCAGTTGAAGGAGAGGGGAGTACGTTTACCATCAGACTACCGCTTACTTTGGCGATATTGGATGGTCAGCTGATTCGTGTCGGAAAACACATTTATATCCTTCCCCTTATCTCTATTGTTGAGTCAATACAGTCATTCCAGCGTATGTTGCACAGGGTTGTCGGTGGCTGCGATTTGCTCAGGTTACGTGATGAGTACGTACCGATTATCAGATTGTCCTCAATTTTTAACATAAAGCCGGATGGCAACGAAATGGAAGACGGTCTGCTTGTGGTGGTGGAAGGGGATAATATGAAAGTAGCCATTCTAATTGATGATCTTGAAGCCCAGCAGCAAGTGGTGATTAAGAGTTTGGAAGAGAACTATAAAAAGGTGGAAGGGGTGTCTGGCGCGACAATTCTGGGAGATGGAACCGTCTCGCTGATCCTTGATATCTCAGGGCTAATTAAACTTTCCGGCGTTCAACGTTACGAGTATAAAACCGTGAGTAATGGTGATGACTGTGCGGCATGA
- a CDS encoding chemotaxis protein CheW, which translates to MAEQQSADADVARINEEISDAIAHEPSEQYLTFFIDNEEYGVDILSVQEIRGWEPATEIPNSPAYLKGVINLRGAIVPITDLRLRFGIEQFEYSPVTVVIVVKVKSGNSEKIMGIVVDAVSDVSNFSTADIHPAPELTFNKNTAFVKGLGSSEDKMVILLDINKLLTAPDDVDLSEVGRAKLG; encoded by the coding sequence ATGGCTGAGCAACAGAGTGCTGATGCTGATGTGGCGCGCATTAACGAAGAAATTAGTGATGCCATCGCCCATGAGCCCTCTGAGCAGTATCTGACGTTTTTCATTGATAATGAGGAATATGGCGTCGATATTTTGTCGGTTCAGGAGATAAGGGGTTGGGAGCCTGCGACTGAAATTCCGAATTCACCCGCCTACTTGAAAGGTGTTATTAACTTGCGTGGTGCGATTGTTCCTATAACTGATCTACGCCTTCGGTTTGGAATTGAGCAGTTTGAATACAGCCCCGTAACGGTCGTCATAGTGGTGAAAGTAAAATCAGGCAACAGTGAAAAAATTATGGGGATTGTGGTTGATGCCGTCTCTGATGTGAGCAATTTCTCCACTGCTGATATACACCCCGCACCAGAATTAACATTTAACAAAAATACTGCTTTTGTTAAGGGATTAGGGAGTAGCGAAGATAAAATGGTCATCCTTCTTGATATTAATAAGCTGCTCACTGCACCTGATGATGTTGATCTTAGTGAGGTTGGGCGTGCAAAACTTGGTTAG
- a CDS encoding CheR family methyltransferase, translating into MREFPMTDENFEVISALAHNYTGIVLGAHKRDMVYGRLARRTRALGLSNFDQYCELISDSSSPEISLFINAITTNLTSFFREPHHFDFLKETALPDIQRKNSLNKRLRIWSAGCSTGEEPYSLSITVNENMDMARWDCKILATDLDSNVLSHGHNGVYDISRIDTLTEQSKKKWFYKDSQNPEVVKVKPALQQCLRFKRLNLLEDWPMKGPFDIIFCRNVVIYFNKDTQRQLFDRYADILADGGYLFIGHSESLHKVTERFTSLGKTIYKKIR; encoded by the coding sequence GTGCGTGAATTCCCAATGACCGACGAGAATTTTGAGGTCATTAGTGCGCTAGCCCATAACTATACCGGAATAGTTCTTGGCGCGCATAAGCGCGATATGGTTTATGGGCGTCTTGCCAGGCGAACCCGTGCATTGGGGCTGTCTAACTTTGACCAATACTGTGAATTAATATCGGATTCATCCTCTCCGGAAATTAGTCTTTTTATTAATGCAATAACAACCAACTTAACCTCGTTTTTTCGAGAGCCCCATCATTTTGATTTTCTAAAAGAGACGGCTCTGCCAGACATTCAGCGTAAAAACAGCCTCAATAAGCGCCTAAGAATCTGGTCTGCAGGCTGCTCGACGGGGGAGGAGCCCTATAGCCTCTCAATTACCGTAAATGAGAATATGGATATGGCGCGCTGGGATTGCAAAATTCTGGCTACTGACCTGGACTCAAATGTGCTGAGTCACGGCCATAATGGGGTTTATGACATCTCAAGAATTGACACGCTGACGGAGCAGAGCAAAAAGAAGTGGTTTTATAAAGATAGCCAAAACCCGGAGGTTGTTAAGGTAAAGCCCGCGTTACAACAGTGTTTGCGCTTCAAGCGGCTTAATTTACTGGAAGATTGGCCCATGAAGGGGCCGTTCGATATTATTTTTTGCAGAAATGTCGTGATTTACTTTAACAAGGATACGCAGCGACAGCTGTTTGATCGTTATGCGGACATTTTGGCTGATGGAGGGTACCTGTTTATAGGGCACTCGGAATCGCTTCATAAAGTAACAGAGCGATTCACTTCGTTGGGAAAAACCATATATAAAAAGATACGTTAA
- the cheD gene encoding chemoreceptor glutamine deamidase CheD has translation MKNGDIKIQAPRALPGFEHINRYWDKRMNLAAAKIMPGELYVSLHGEMIVTVLGSCVSACIRDRIHGIGGMNHFMLPVQGEHSSSQWGSNHISSASRYGNWAMEFLINEILKAGGERKNLEVKVFGGGNVLSNMTNIGLRNIEFVKHYLSDEGLQIAASDVGGSFPRKVLYFPDTGAVKVRKMKQTRNDTIIQREKAYIEDINKKPASGEVELF, from the coding sequence ATGAAAAATGGCGATATCAAAATTCAGGCCCCTCGGGCATTGCCAGGGTTCGAACATATAAATCGATACTGGGACAAAAGGATGAACCTGGCCGCAGCCAAGATTATGCCAGGGGAACTCTATGTCAGCTTGCATGGTGAGATGATTGTTACGGTATTAGGATCCTGCGTATCTGCCTGTATCAGGGACAGGATTCATGGCATTGGCGGAATGAACCACTTTATGCTGCCTGTTCAAGGTGAGCACTCGTCATCGCAATGGGGGTCGAATCATATCAGTTCAGCGTCTCGTTATGGAAATTGGGCGATGGAGTTTCTTATCAACGAGATACTGAAGGCCGGAGGTGAGCGGAAGAACCTTGAGGTTAAAGTGTTTGGTGGCGGAAACGTGCTGTCAAATATGACAAACATCGGGCTTCGGAATATCGAGTTTGTAAAACACTACCTGTCAGACGAGGGCTTACAAATAGCTGCGTCGGATGTGGGAGGTTCATTTCCGAGAAAGGTGCTCTATTTCCCAGATACGGGCGCGGTTAAAGTGAGAAAAATGAAGCAAACAAGAAACGACACAATTATACAGCGTGAAAAAGCATATATTGAGGATATTAATAAGAAGCCAGCCTCGGGCGAGGTTGAGTTGTTTTAG
- a CDS encoding protein-glutamate methylesterase/protein-glutamine glutaminase, translating into MSKVKVLVVDDSELIRQLLSQIINSADDLEVVGVAVDPYDARDKIKQLNPDVLTLDIEMPKMDGISFLRNLMKLRPMPVVMISTLTEKGAPATLEALDLGAVDYLPKPKVDQVQGLHQYSIDIIEKVRTAATANVYTLERMQNARSRIPIEREKSAPYGFRPGYIIAIGASTGGTEAIKEVLLGMPVNCPPVLLSQHIPPVFSATYADRMNRICDISVFEAKDDMKLENGCAYLAPGDHHLKIVYKGGAYYTKLDKSEPVNRHRPAVDVMFESVLDAAGSKVVGVLLTGMGKDGANGLLKMRDAGCHTIAQDKESSVVWGMPGAAVAIGAAVDVLPLEKIFSKALSCCSNRQNLS; encoded by the coding sequence GTGAGTAAAGTGAAAGTATTGGTGGTTGATGACTCCGAGCTTATTCGCCAACTATTGAGCCAGATAATTAATTCAGCAGACGATCTCGAAGTGGTTGGCGTTGCGGTAGATCCCTATGATGCGCGAGACAAAATAAAGCAGCTCAATCCTGACGTATTAACACTGGATATTGAAATGCCCAAGATGGATGGCATTTCGTTTCTGCGAAATTTGATGAAGCTTAGGCCAATGCCCGTGGTAATGATATCAACACTGACTGAAAAGGGGGCTCCAGCGACGCTTGAAGCGTTAGATTTAGGGGCCGTTGATTACCTTCCCAAACCCAAGGTTGATCAGGTGCAAGGTTTACATCAGTACTCAATCGATATTATTGAAAAGGTTAGAACTGCGGCAACGGCCAATGTATATACACTGGAACGTATGCAGAATGCGCGCAGCCGTATTCCCATCGAGAGGGAGAAATCAGCGCCTTACGGTTTTAGACCCGGCTATATTATCGCCATTGGGGCATCGACAGGAGGCACAGAAGCCATTAAAGAAGTCTTGCTGGGTATGCCTGTTAACTGTCCGCCGGTGTTGTTGTCGCAGCATATTCCTCCGGTTTTTAGCGCCACCTATGCTGATAGAATGAATCGAATCTGCGATATTTCTGTCTTTGAGGCCAAAGACGATATGAAACTGGAGAATGGTTGCGCGTACCTCGCCCCTGGCGATCACCATTTGAAAATAGTCTATAAAGGCGGCGCCTACTACACTAAGCTGGATAAGTCTGAGCCGGTGAATCGCCATCGCCCGGCTGTAGACGTGATGTTTGAGTCGGTATTGGACGCCGCCGGGAGTAAGGTTGTTGGCGTATTACTGACGGGTATGGGTAAGGATGGCGCTAACGGTTTGTTGAAGATGCGAGATGCAGGTTGCCATACCATTGCACAGGACAAAGAAAGTAGTGTGGTATGGGGGATGCCGGGTGCCGCTGTTGCAATAGGTGCTGCGGTAGATGTATTGCCGTTGGAAAAAATATTTTCAAAAGCACTGAGTTGCTGTAGTAATCGACAAAATTTGAGCTAG
- a CDS encoding STAS domain-containing protein yields the protein MSITTSKSADGSVLTIRIQGRFDFSSHQEFRDSYENNDNVKEYLIDMKETTYLDSSALGMLLLLRDFAGGDHANVSISNCNSDVKKILTISNFEQLFVIK from the coding sequence ATGTCTATTACAACGAGCAAGTCAGCGGACGGTAGTGTATTGACTATAAGGATTCAGGGGCGTTTTGACTTTAGTTCGCACCAGGAGTTCAGGGACTCTTACGAGAATAACGATAACGTAAAAGAGTATCTTATCGATATGAAAGAGACGACCTATTTGGATAGCTCTGCATTGGGGATGTTATTGTTGCTGAGGGACTTTGCGGGCGGAGATCACGCTAATGTGTCCATTAGCAATTGTAATAGCGACGTTAAGAAGATTCTTACAATATCTAATTTCGAACAGTTGTTTGTAATTAAGTAA